The proteins below come from a single Balaenoptera musculus isolate JJ_BM4_2016_0621 chromosome 1, mBalMus1.pri.v3, whole genome shotgun sequence genomic window:
- the NES gene encoding nestin — translation MEGCLGEESFQMWELNRRLEAYLARVKALEEQNELLSAELGGLRAQAGDASWRARADDELAALRALVDQRWREKRAAEVARDNLEEEVEGVASRCQQLRLARERTAEETTRSRRAVEAEKRAQAWLSTQAAELERELEALRAAHEEERAGLNAQAACAPRGPAPPRGPPVPAPEVEELARRLGETWRGAVRGYQERVAHMETSLGQARERLGHAVKGAREGRLELQQLQAERSGLQERRAALEQRLEGRWQERLRATAQFQLAVEALEQEKQGLQSQIAQVLEGRQQLAHLKMSLSLEVATYRTLLEAENSRLQTPGSGSKASLSFLDPKLELHFPGTPEGRRLGPLLSVLSPTPLSSPLPDTLETPVPGFLKSQELLQTHTPTSASTPIPPTPQAPCPATDAKIRAQDAPLSLPQPRVGMQQVPEAVWAEAKVATPASVLPGPEEPGGKQQEPSPGQSSEDHASLAPALSPDHPSLEAKDGEPGGSRESSRFQEEGEGQIWGLAEKETAVEVKVISSLQQETRQEEGDLDMKEIQDSPGPLEKETLKSPEEEIQEPLISLEKQRHETMRSLEKENQESLRSLEEENLETLKPLEKENQELLQSLEGKEMEVMRPLEKETLELLKPIGKEDPQTLQSLEKESQEIMRSLQGKVETFLYPGKENQELVRSLEEENFESLSALEKERQEPLRCQEVENQETLRPLAKENQEPLRSLEEKDQETSRPLGKENHESLRAPEDENQETLRYLEKENQESLRSLGEDQKAMRPLEEEDQETLRPLEKENQPLKSLEKEDQMTLSPLEKVKPEALKSLGKDQEIVRLLEKENQDLLRSLNEESVEAVRSLETETLEPLKPTGEENLEMLKPLEKESQEPLGSVEGNQETLRPLEKETQKSLSSLGGQNVENMRSPEEVDKGSQRYLEEEENVEKGENPEPPRSLEEEGQELPLPAHLQKWEDTVQGGQEPDQETPPGRPEVDSEDEAEMAPRERDSLAGKGEAVEQGELQLTATGKAWSPGEGQLGSPEPKEQRVSAEGASGVGGTEGLQDPEERPEQVGTPGLPAPQGMSEVTEPVLEGEDVAPRDGRASPEVTLGLETAGAEQGREQEAVGLEDPGGLAREEVMEPPLGEEGLEAKRVQGLEGPRKELEEAAAPEPELSTLPRKSRDPLETPRGWEESEPEAPEEAEETFPAETSCCDGSDTPQPRPLSSEGAKEEVKPVLGPPSPRPTESCSPTPIPEDAPGPQPLAEGSQEASWGLAGRAEVLGKVEGEQEDLGSGGIPEGLQEEGEESREESEADELGETLPDSTPLGLYLRSPASPKWDLAGEQRPSPQEETGKEGWGPAVLASEGLGAHPSEEEEGRDEEEERGHDSELSEEFEDLGTEASLLPGVPGEVAEPLGQVPQLLLEPAAWDRDGESDGFADEEESGEEGEEEDEEEGREPGAGRWGAGPSVGSLPALSGPQRGNLQGSETMDVSVPWDDGLRGAASDAPMTALETESQDSTEASGSEEESDAIPLEREGQVPGPLGTLSGVEDTGLEVGDTLGVNGQGPSLKEELEHVNGGVVNGLEQSEGVRQGKPGPPEGDQGSPLEEEEEGGALKTPWAGAPLHLGQGQLLKFSQREGDGDSWSSGED, via the exons ATGGAGGGCTGCCTGGGGGAGGAATCTTTTCAGATGTGGGAGCTCAACCGGCGCCTGGAGGCCTACCTGGCCCGGGTCAAGGCGCTAGAGGAGCAGAATGAGCTACTCAGCGCTGAGCTCGGGGGTCTCCGGGCACAGGCCGGGGACGCCTCCTGGAGGGCCCGTGCCGACGACGAGCTGGCGGCCCTGCGGGCCCTCGTCGACCAGCGCTGGCGGGAGAAGCGCGCGGCCGAGGTGGCGCGCGACAACCTGGAAGAAGAGGTGGAGGGCGTGGCGAGCCGGTGCCAGCAGCTGCGGCTGGCTCGGGAGCGGACCGCGGAGGAGACGACCCGCAGCCGGCGCGCGGTCGAGGCCGAAAAGCGCGCCCAGGCCTGGCTGAGCACCCAGGCGGCGGAGCTGGAGCGCGAGCTGGAGGCTCTGCGCGCGGCGCACGAGGAGGAGCGCGCGGGCCTGAACGCTCAGGCTGCCTGCGCCCCCCGCGGCCCCGCTCCGCCCCGCGGGCCCCCCGTGCCGGCCCCCGAGGTGGAGGAGCTGGCGCGGCGGCTGGGCGAGACGTGGCGCGGGGCAGTGCGCGGCTACCAGGAGCGCGTGGCGCACATGGAGACGTCGCTGGGCCAGGCCCGCGAGCGGCTGGGCCACGCGGTGAAGGGCGCCCGCGAGGGTcgcctggagctgcagcagctccAAGCGGAGCGCAGCGGCCTCCAGGAGCGCAGGGCCGCGCTGGAGCAGAGGTTGGAGGGCCGCTGGCAGGAGCGGCTGCGGGCTACTGCGCAGTTCCAG CTGGCCGTGGAGGCCCTGGAGCAGGAGAAACAGGGCCTACAGAGCCAGATCGCCCAGGTCCTGGAAGGTCGGCAGCAGCTGGCACACCTCAAGATGTCCCTCAGCCTGGAGGTGGCCACATACAG AACCCTCCTAGAGGCAGAGAACTCCCGGCTGCAGACACCTGGCAGCGGTTCCAAGGCTTCCCTCAGCTTCCTGG ACCCTAAGCTGGAGCTGCATTTCCCTGGGACCCCAGAGGGCCGGCGTCTGGGACCTTTGCTCTCTGTCCTGAGCCCTACTCCCCTCTCCTCACCTTTGCCTGATACCCTTGAAACACCTGTGCCAGGCTTTCTGAAGAGCCAGGAACTCCTTCAGACCCATACCCCCACCTCGGCCAGCACCCCCATTCCGCCCACACCTCAGGCTCCCTGCCCTGCCACAGATGCCAAGATCAGAGCCCAGGAtgcccctctctccctgccccagccacGGGTTGGGATGCAACAGGTTCCAGAAGCTGTGTGGGCTGAAGCCAAGGTGGCCACCCCTGCCAGCGTCCTGCCAGGACCAGAGGAGCCTGGGGGCAAGCAACAAGAGCCCAGTCCAGGCCAGTCCTCTGAAGATCATGCCTCCCTGGCTCCAGCCCTCAGCCCTGACCATCCCAGTTTAGAGGCCAAAGATGGAGAACCCGGTGGGTCTAGAGAGTCCAGCAGAttccaggaggaaggggaaggacaaATCTGGGGGCTGGCAGAGAAAGAAACAGCTGTAGAGGTCAAAGTAATAAGCAGCTTGCAGCAGGAAACACGTCAAGAAGAGGGGGATCTGGACATGAAAGAAATCCAAGACTCCCCGGGTCCTTTGGAAAAAGAAACTCTGAAGTCTCCGGAAGAGGAGATTCAAGAGCCACTGATTTCTCTGGAAAAACAGCGCCATGAGACAATGAGATCTCTAGAGAAGGAGAATCAGGAATCTCTGAGGTCTTTGGAAGAAGAGAACTTAGAAACACTAAAACCTCTAGAAAAGGAGAATCAGGAGTTATTGCAGTCTTTAGAAGGAAAGGAGATGGAGGTAATGAGACCTCTAGAAAAAGAGACTCTAGAACTACTTAAGCCTATAGGAAAAGAGGACCCACAGACATTGCAATCACTAGAAAAGGAGAGTCAAGAAATAATGAGGTCTCTTCAAGGAAAGGTAGAAACATTTTTATATCCAGGAAAGGAAAATCAAGAATTAGTGAGGTCTCTAGAAGAGGAGAACTTTGAGTCATTGAGCGCTCTAGAAAAGGAAAGGCAAGAGCCACTGAGATGTCAAGAAGTAGAGAACCAGGAAACACTGAGACCCTTAGCAAAAGAGAATCAAGAGCCACTGAGATCTCTAGAAGAAAAAGACCAGGAGACATCAAGACCTCTAGGAAAAGAGAATCATGAATCTCTGAGGGCTCCAGAAGATGAGAACCAAGAGACTTTGAGAtatctagaaaaagaaaaccaggagtcACTGAGATCTCTAGGAGAAGATCAGAAGGCAATGAGACCTCTAGAAGAAGAAGACCAGGAGACATTGAGACCTCTAGAAAAAGAGAATCAGCCACTGAAGTCTCTAGAAAAAGAAGACCAGATGACATTGAGCCCTCTAGAAAAGGTGAAACCAGAGGCACTAAAGTCTCTTGGAAAAGACCAGGAGATAGTTCGACTTCTCGAAAAAGAGAATCAAGACTTATTAAGGTCCCTAAATGAAGAGAGTGTAGAGGCAGTGAGATCTTTAGAAACAGAGACTCTAGAACCACTAAAGCCTACAGGAGAAGAAAACTTGGAAATGTTGAAACCTCTAGAAAAGGAAAGTCAAGAACCACTGGGGTCTGTGGAAGGGAACCAAGAGACATTGAGACCCCTAGAAAAGGAGACTCAGAAATCACTGAGCTCTCTGGGAGGGCAGAATGTAGAGAATATGAGATCTCCAGAGGAGGTAGACAAGGGAAGTCAAAGGTatctggaagaggaagagaacgtggagaagggagagaatcCAGAGCCACCGAggtccctggaggaggagggacaggagCTGCCACTCCCTGCACATCTGCAGAAGTGGGAAGATACGGTGCAGGGGGGTCAAGAACCGGATCAGGAAACGCCCCCTGGGAGGCCTGAAGTGGACAGTGAGGACGAGGCAGAGATGGCACCTAGGGAACGGGATAGCCTCGCTGGGAAGGGGGAGGCTGTAGAGCAGGGGGAGCTGCAGCTGACGGCCACAGGCAAGGCCTGGAGCCCAGGTGAGGGGCAGCTAGGGAGCCCTGAGCCCAAAGAGCAGAGGGTCTCAGCTGAGGGAGCCAGTGGGGTGGGAGGCACTGAGGGCCTCCAGGACCCTGAAGAGCGGCCAGAGCAGGTGGGGACCCCGGGTCTCCCAGCTCCCCAGGGAATGTCAGAGGTGACAGAGCCAGTGTTGGAAGGTGAGGATGTGGCCCCCAGGGATGGCCGAGCCTCCCCAGAGGTCACCTTGGGCTTAGAGACTGCAGGAGCGGAACAGGGACGGGAGCAGGAGGCGGTAGGGCTGGAGGACCCAGGCGGCCTGGCCAGAGAGGAGGTGATGGAGCCACCCCTGGGGGAGGAAGGTTTGGAGGCAAAGAGGGTGCAGGGCTTGGAAGGGCCCagaaaggagctggaggaggcaGCTGCTCCGGAGCCAGAGCTCTCCACACtgcccaggaagagcagagaccCGCTGGAGActcccaggggctgggaggagtctGAGCCTGAAGCCCCTGAGGAAGCAGAGGAGACGTTCCCTGCTGAGACCTCGTGCTGCGATGGAAGTGATACCCCCCAACCCAGGCCCTTGAGCTCAGAGGGAGCAAAGGAGGAGGTCAAACCAGTGCTGGGGCCCCCCAGCCCACGGCCCACTGAGTCCTGCTCACCCACCCCAATCCCTGAAGAtgcccctgggccccagcccctggctgagGGGAGCCAAGAGGCTAGCTGGGGGCTGGCAGGCAGGGCTGAGGTCCTGGGAAAGGTGGAGGGGGAGCAGGAGGATTTGGGCTCTGGGGGAATCCCTGAAGGCctccaggaggagggggaggagagcagagaagagagtGAGGCTGATGAGCTAGGGGAGACCCTTCCCGACTCCACTCCCCTGGGCCTCTACCTCAGGTCCCCTGCTTCCCCCAAGTGGGACCTGGCTGGAGAGCAGAGGCCCTCCCCTCAAGAGGAGACTGGAAAGGAAGGCTGGGGTCCTGCAGTCCTGGCCTCTGAGGGCCTTGGGGCCCATccctcagaggaggaggaggggagagatgaggaggaggaacgTGGCCATGACTCTGAGCTGTCGGAAGAATTTGAGGACTTGGGGACTGAGGCGTCTCTTCTTCCTGGGGTCCCTGGGGAGGTGGCAGAACCTCTGGGCCAGGTGCCCCAGCTGCTACTGGAGCCTGCAGCCTGGGACCGGGATGGGGAATCTGATggatttgcagatgaggaagagagtggggaggagggagaggaagaagatgaagaagaggggagggagccaggggcagggcggtggggggcagggccCTCGGTGGGCAGCCTCCCGGCCCTGAGTGGCCCTCAGAGAGGGAACCTCCAGGGGTCTGAGACCATGGATGTCAGTGTCCCCTGGGATGATGGCTTGAGGGGTGCGGCATCTGATGCCCCCATGACCGCCCTGGAGACTGAGTCCCAGGACAGCACGGAGGCCTCAGGATCAGAGGAAGAGTCTGATGCTATTCCCTTGGAGAGGGAGGGCCAAGTCCCTGGCCCTCTGGGGACCCTCAGTGGGGTGGAGGACACGGGCTTGGAGGTGGGGGACACCCTTGGTGTCAATGGCCAGGGCCCCAGCCTGAAGGAAGAGTTGGAGCATGTGAATGGGGGTGTGGTGAACGGGCTGGAACAGTCTGAGGGAGTAAGGCAGGGGAAACCGGGGCCCCCTGAGGGCGACCAAGGGAGCcccttggaggaggaggaggaggggggtgcCCTGAAGACCCCTTgggcaggggctcctcttcaCCTGGGCCAAGGCCAGCTCCTGAAGTTCAGTCAGCGAGAAGGAGATGGAGACTCCTGGTCCTCAGGGGAGGACTAG
- the CRABP2 gene encoding cellular retinoic acid-binding protein 2 — protein MPNFSGNWKIIRSENFEDLLKVLGVNVMLRKIAVAAASKPAVEIKQEGDTFYIKTSTTVRTTEINFNIGEEFEEQTVDGRPCKSLVKWESENKMVCEQRLLKGEGPKTSWTRELTNDGELILTMTADDIVCTRVYVRE, from the exons ATGCCCAACTTCTCTGGCAACTGGAAGATCATCCGATCGGAGAACTTCGAGGATTTGCTCAAAGTTCTGG ggGTAAACGTGATGCTGAGGAAGATCGCCGTGGCTGCAGCATCCAAGCCAGCAGTGGAGATCAAACAGGAGGGAGACACTTTCTACATCAAAACCTCTACCACCGTGCGTACCACGGAGATCAACTTCAATATCGGAGAAGAGTTTGAGGAGCAGACTGTGGACGGGAGACCCTGTAAG AGCCTGGTAAAATGGGAGAGTGAGAACAAAATGGTCTGCGAGCAGAGGCTTTTGAAGGGAGAGGGTCCCAAGACCTCCTGGACCAGAGAACTGACCAATGATGGAGAGCTGATCCTG ACCATGACGGCGGACGACATCGTGTGCACCAGGGTCTATGTCCGAGAGTGA